AGCCAGGAAGAGGCAAAACAGATCGCGGAGAATGCCTGCCAGAAGCTGTTGGCAAACCAGGTAATGGAATCTTTCGAAGTACATATACAATAACTGATTGCGTGCTGTAACGGCACAGTACAGGAAGTTCGCAAAGGAGTGGAGATAGCGCAGGAACCTAACCGGGCGGATCTCCCACCTCTGCGAACTTCCCTGTTTTACGTACTTATATAAGGGAATTGAATTATGAAACTATATCTCGTTCCATCTCCCATTGGTAATCTTGCAGATATTACCTACAGGGCTGTGAAAGTGCTGGAAGAGGCTGATCTGATACTGGCGGAAGATACACGCACTTCCGGTGTACTGCTGCGGCATTACCAGATCAATAAGCCCGTAACCCCCTATCATCAGCATAACGAGCATAAAATAGTGCAGCATCTGTTGCAACAGCTGCAGGAAGGCAAAACAATGGCGCTGCTGACCGATGCCGGTACGCCAGGCATATCGGACCCTGGTTTCCTGCTGGTGAGGGAATGTACCCGCGCCGGCATCCCGGTAGAATGCCTTCCGGGCGCCACAGCGTTTGTTCCGGCGCTTGTTAACAGCGGTATTCCTATGAACCGGTTTGCATTTGAAGGTTTCCTGCCACTCAAGAAAGGACGCCACACACTGTTTACCCGGCTGGCCACAGAAGAACGTACCATCGTTTTCTATGAATCCCCCATGCGGCTGGTAAGAACCCTCGCGGATCTGATCCAGTATTTTGGCCCCGACCGCCCCTGCTCTGTGAGCCGGGAACTGACCAAGATGTTTGAGGAAAATAAACGCGGTACCCTGCAGGAAGTACATGATTACTATGCGGAGAAAGGGGTGAAGGGAGAAATTGTAGTGGTGGTACAGGGCTGCGAATAATTTTTTTCCCAACTGACATAGGGTTGTCATACCGGGGTTGTTGTTTTGTAACCAGAAACTTTTACCATGTCTATCACTGATATTGCATCCCGGCGACTACAACACCAACAATTACAGAAAACTGCTCTGAAAACACCCGACAGCATGGTGTCTTTTTTCGGAGCAATGCAGGCACAGGACTACGCCAGCAGCAAATGGGGCATAGGCGCCCGCCTCCCGGGGTGTACCCATGCGGATGTAGAAAACGCCATCCGGCAAAAGAAGATTATCCGTACTACCGTATTCCGTGGCACCCTGCACCTGGTGGCAGCTGCCGATGTACGTTGGATGCTGCAGCTGGCCGCACCGTCCGTAAGAACCCGCGGAAGAAGCATGCAACGTAAACTCGGCTTGGATGAACCCTTGTTCGATCGGATTAAACAACTGCTGATAAAATTGCTGGAAGGCGGTAAACAGCTTACCCGTAAAGAAATCACCGCTTATTTACAGGCAAACGGAATCAATACCGACGAAAACAGGATGAATCATATCCTGTACGAAGCCGCTATCTCAGGGATTACCTGTAACGGCGCCCTGCGGGAAAAACAGTTTACCTACACGCTGCTCGACGAATGGCTGCCTGCCTCGGATATGCTTGATAAAGAGACAGCACTGCAAACCCTGGCCCGGCGATTTTTTACCAGTCACGGGCCAGCTACTGTGGCTGATTTTGCACAATGGTCAGGTTTCCCGATGAAGGAAGCACGGGAAGGATTGGAAAGCGCCCGCTCTGCCCTGGTGGCAAAGCAGGCCGGGGATGTTACCTGGTGGATGGCGCCCGGCAGAACCAGGCCCGTTACTACATCTGCGTTGCTGTTGCCCGCTTTCGATGAATATTTCGTTGGCTACAAAGACCGTAGCACCGTGATTGATATGCGGCATGCCAGTAAAGTGATGACCCTGAACGGTATTTTCAATCCCCTGATGGTACGTGACGGGCAGGTAATAGGCGCCTGGAAGCGTACGATTAAGAAAGATACCGTTAGCATTGTAACTGCACCTTTCCGGTCAATGAAGAAGGCTGAATTAAAAGACTTTGAGCCGGCTGCATTGAGGTATGCGGCCTTTCTGGGCTTCACCCTGCAGGAATTCAAATAATGAGTATTCATGCCTCCGTGTAGCTGAGAAGACCTTTCTCATTTACTATCCGGATACTTTTTCCCGAGATAATGATCAGGTTTTCCGATATAAATTCATTCAGTATGCGGAAGATGGTTTCATAGGTAGTGCCGATATAGGAAGCCAGATCCTGCTTGCTGAGAGAAAGATGAATGAAGCCGTCATCCGAACGCCCAAACAACTTTTCCAGTAGCAGCAGGGCCGTGGCGCACCTTCCTTTTACCGGCATATGGGCCAGGTTACGTATCTGCTTTTCTGAAGTTTGCAGTTCCTGCGCATAAAAGAGCATCAGGGCATAAAGCAGTTCCTGGTTTACGCGTAATGACGACTGGAAAAAATCCATTTCAAAGAAGCATACCCTGACGGAACTCAACGTGGTAGCCGATACCGGAAAGATTGGTTCAGTGCCCCCAATTCCCCGGTGCCCGACAATGTCGCCCGGACCCGCAAAACGAACAATCAGCTCTTTGTCGCTTCCCCAGTGTTTATGGACCTTTACAACACCTTCGTAGATAAAATAAATGCCCGTTACCCGCTCGCCTTCACGGAACAATACCTCGTTCTTGCGTAACACAAAATTCTTCCGATGGAGCGCAATAGCAGTGCCCCATTCACTCATTGATAACCTGCAAAGCAGGCAGGTTTTTCCGTCGCAACCCTGTTTATCTTTCTTCATGTGTAAAATGCCGGGAGGATATAAAAGGAAATGGATCCGATAACAATGATTGCAGGGATACTACTTCCCCGACAATAATAATGGCGGGGTTACCGATGTTTTCAGCCCGGGCCCGTAGTGCAATATCCTTTACAGTACCAGTTACCATTTTGGCGCTGGTAGTAGTGCCTTCCTGGATAACAGCGGCAGGCGTTTCTTTCTTCCCGCTATTCATAAAAATATCCATGATCTGTTCCAGTTTGTTCATGGCCATCAATATGACTACAGTAGCAGTGGAACGTGCCGCCAGTTCTACATCTCCGGAGATGTCGCCCGACCGGGTAGTGCCTGTTGTAACCCAGAAGCTCTCCGCCATTCCGCGGTTGGTG
The genomic region above belongs to Chitinophaga sp. 180180018-3 and contains:
- the rsmI gene encoding 16S rRNA (cytidine(1402)-2'-O)-methyltransferase, which gives rise to MKLYLVPSPIGNLADITYRAVKVLEEADLILAEDTRTSGVLLRHYQINKPVTPYHQHNEHKIVQHLLQQLQEGKTMALLTDAGTPGISDPGFLLVRECTRAGIPVECLPGATAFVPALVNSGIPMNRFAFEGFLPLKKGRHTLFTRLATEERTIVFYESPMRLVRTLADLIQYFGPDRPCSVSRELTKMFEENKRGTLQEVHDYYAEKGVKGEIVVVVQGCE
- a CDS encoding winged helix DNA-binding domain-containing protein, yielding MSITDIASRRLQHQQLQKTALKTPDSMVSFFGAMQAQDYASSKWGIGARLPGCTHADVENAIRQKKIIRTTVFRGTLHLVAAADVRWMLQLAAPSVRTRGRSMQRKLGLDEPLFDRIKQLLIKLLEGGKQLTRKEITAYLQANGINTDENRMNHILYEAAISGITCNGALREKQFTYTLLDEWLPASDMLDKETALQTLARRFFTSHGPATVADFAQWSGFPMKEAREGLESARSALVAKQAGDVTWWMAPGRTRPVTTSALLLPAFDEYFVGYKDRSTVIDMRHASKVMTLNGIFNPLMVRDGQVIGAWKRTIKKDTVSIVTAPFRSMKKAELKDFEPAALRYAAFLGFTLQEFK
- a CDS encoding Crp/Fnr family transcriptional regulator: MKKDKQGCDGKTCLLCRLSMSEWGTAIALHRKNFVLRKNEVLFREGERVTGIYFIYEGVVKVHKHWGSDKELIVRFAGPGDIVGHRGIGGTEPIFPVSATTLSSVRVCFFEMDFFQSSLRVNQELLYALMLFYAQELQTSEKQIRNLAHMPVKGRCATALLLLEKLFGRSDDGFIHLSLSKQDLASYIGTTYETIFRILNEFISENLIIISGKSIRIVNEKGLLSYTEA